The region GAACACACCGTTCGTGCCGCCCGCGGCGATGTACTTCTCCTGGAAGGTCCGGTTGGTGCGCATCGTGAAGCCCTCGAGGAACTTCGCGTTGAACAGGTTGCCCGACGTCATGCCCGCGTCGAGCTCGGCCGGCTTGCCGTTGCCGCAGTAGACCCAGATGCGGGTGTTGTTGGCCACCAGCTTCGAGATGTTCACCATCGGGTCGTTGCGCTTCCAGGCGCTGTTGGGGTCTTCGGTCTTGCCCCACATGTCGTCGGCCTTGTAGCCGCCCGCGTCACCCATCGAGATGTTGACCAGCATCGGCCACCAGCCCTCGGAGAGGTTCAGGAAGCCCGACAGGGAGCCGGCGTACTGGAACTGGTTCGGGTGGTAGATCGCCATCGTCAGCGCGGCGGAACCGGCCATCGACAGGCCCACCACGGCGTTGCGGTTGGGGTTCACGCCCTTGTTGGCCGCCAGGTAGGCCGGCAGCTCCTGGGTGAGGAACGTCTCCCACTTGTAGGTGGTGCAGCCCGCCTTGCCGCAGGCCGGCTTGTACCAGTCGCTGTAGAAGCTGGACTGGCCGCCGACGGGCATGATCGTCGCCAGACCCGAGTCGAGGTACCACTCGAACGCCTGGGTGTTGATGTCCCAGCCGTTGAAGTCGTCCTGGGCGCGCAGACCGTCGAGCAGGTAGACGCCCGGTGCGTTCGGGCCCCCGCTCTGGAACTGCACCTTGATGTCACGGCCCATTCCGGCGGACGGCACCATCAGGTACTCCACCGGCAGGCCTGGACGGGAGAACGCTCCCGCGGTCGCCGAGCCGCCGACGACACCGATCACGGCTGGCAATACGGCCGCCGCGAGGGCCGCCACCGTGAGCCGGCGCGCACTGGCGCGCAGTCTTCCAACGAGCTTCATGCTTATCGTGTTATCCCATCTGTCAGACAGCAGCATCGAGCCGCCGATCCCCGACCCGGCCTCGTTGTGCCTGTGTAGTCAACCACACCTTTGTGGTCGTCTCTCGCCTCCGCCAGCGCAGTGCACCCACCGAGTGGGCACCGACATGGCTGCCGAGTTACGAAAGCAGAAAACCTGTGCGGCCAGCAAATCCGCTGCTCCTAGGGCCCGGTCGCGGGCATTCCGGTGTAGGGCGGATTGACCCGCTCGGGCACCGGGAGACCGCAGCGTGCGAGCTCGTAGAGCGGTACACGGTCGATGCGGTAGCGGGTGTACTGCGCGGCGTGGAAGAAGTTGGACAGGAAGCGCCGGGGGGTCATCGGTTCGCGGATCGCGGTGAGCATCGACTCGGTCTCGGGGCATTTCAGCGCCGCCTGGGCCTCCCGGATCCAGTCCTCGTCCAGGTATGTCGGGATCCACGGCCGCTTCTTGAGGAACGGACCCTCGGCCACGGCCCAGTCCGGGAACAGGTTCTTGTCGTGGCCGATCCGGCCGTCCTCGATGCGCGCGGTGTGTGCGGCCAGCGGGTTGGCCAGGCCGATCTGGTCGATCACCCGGACGTCGAGCCCGACGTTCATGCCGAGCATGCCGAGATTGGTGAAAAACACTGTGTGCGGGCCGATGTAGTGTCCGCCCGCCGCTGCCCGGACCTCCGGTGGCGGCGGGATCGCGGGCACCACGTCCCACATGTCGTAGTTGCCCGCGGGCAGCAGCAGGGCACCGTCGGGCGTGTTGGCGATCGCGGTCAGCACCGCCCGCATCCGCGGGTAGTCGAGGTAGTCCGCGGCCGTCAGCGGGTGCGCGTGGCCGGTCGCCTGCGAGTAGAAGCGGCGCTCGTCGACGATGCCCGAGTAGGTGACGCGGGTGGCGTCGGCGCCCATCCCCGGCGAGTTGGCCGCCCACAGCGCCCAGCCCGCCACCGCCAGCCACAGCACTGCCGTGGCGCCCGCGTAGAGGTAGCCAGCGCCGCGGGCCATCCGTGCGGCGTCCGGGAACATCAACGGGACGACGGAGACGGGCGCCAGCAGGAGGAACACCGGGG is a window of Mycolicibacterium chubuense NBB4 DNA encoding:
- a CDS encoding esterase family protein → MKLVGRLRASARRLTVAALAAAVLPAVIGVVGGSATAGAFSRPGLPVEYLMVPSAGMGRDIKVQFQSGGPNAPGVYLLDGLRAQDDFNGWDINTQAFEWYLDSGLATIMPVGGQSSFYSDWYKPACGKAGCTTYKWETFLTQELPAYLAANKGVNPNRNAVVGLSMAGSAALTMAIYHPNQFQYAGSLSGFLNLSEGWWPMLVNISMGDAGGYKADDMWGKTEDPNSAWKRNDPMVNISKLVANNTRIWVYCGNGKPAELDAGMTSGNLFNAKFLEGFTMRTNRTFQEKYIAAGGTNGVFNFPSNGTHQWAYWGSQLQQMKPDIQRVLGAQPQPSAPAAPEAAPAPAPAG